From one Luteipulveratus mongoliensis genomic stretch:
- a CDS encoding glycoside hydrolase family 95 protein: protein MIMFGRKAHSVVLAVVVAGLLAATSGTALPGRALGAPPSGVTGAPSAHTLWYDKPATDWERESLPVGNGPLGASFFGGVDKERLALNEKTLWTGGPGSHEGGHAYGFGNWEQPRPGALDEVRRRIATDTKVPSSWVGQKLGQYEWGFGAYQPFGDLGLDFADASGDVSGYRRSLDLQQGVGSVVYQRNGTTFRREYLASHPADVVAVRLTADTAGAISFTTSFTSPHAGRSVSTSGGRMTIRGSLPDNGLVYEGQVQVVADGGTVLDGKETLTVQGATAVTLLFSAATNYADTYPAYRGADPHHKVSTKINAAAALPYRVLRSRHVADHTGLFNRMSLDLGQPLPAVPTDQLVAGYTGSRPQDTSLEQLFFEYGRYLLIASSRAGSLPANLQGVWNTSTAPPWDADYHVNINLQMNYWPAEVTNLTETTAPLYAYADSLRAPGRVSARQIFGVDKGWVVSNQTNPWGFTGVHDYADSFWFPEGGGWLGQSFMEHYRFTGDKTFLRKTAYPYLKETAEFWLDFLVPDPRDGKLVVTPSFSPEQGSFSAGASISQQIVWDLLSNTIEASRDLGVDTDFRKELTTTLNRLDPGTRVGSWGQLQEWKEDWDDPTNQHRHVSHLFGLFPGRQISRDDTPALAKAAEVSLRARGNGGTGWSTAWKTNFWARLGNGDEAHSTLAGQLNESTLPNLWDSHPPFQIDGNFGATSGMAEMLLQSGEGVVDLLPALPTAWDKGRVDGLRARGGLTVGMDWKTGHLGEARLRADRTGTVRVRNAEFATTPMRVVGEQGRAVASTLRGDVLEIEARAHESIRILPKA, encoded by the coding sequence ATGATCATGTTCGGACGAAAGGCGCACTCGGTCGTACTCGCCGTTGTTGTCGCGGGCCTGCTGGCGGCCACGTCGGGGACAGCGCTGCCTGGCCGTGCGCTGGGCGCGCCTCCGTCCGGAGTCACCGGTGCCCCGAGCGCGCACACCCTGTGGTACGACAAGCCGGCTACCGACTGGGAGCGTGAGTCCCTGCCCGTGGGCAACGGACCGCTGGGCGCGAGCTTCTTCGGCGGCGTGGACAAGGAGCGTCTTGCGCTCAATGAGAAGACGTTGTGGACGGGTGGCCCGGGTTCGCACGAGGGCGGACACGCGTACGGCTTCGGCAACTGGGAGCAGCCGCGACCGGGTGCCCTCGATGAAGTCCGTCGGCGCATCGCCACTGATACCAAGGTGCCGTCAAGCTGGGTCGGACAAAAGCTGGGACAGTACGAGTGGGGCTTCGGCGCGTACCAGCCGTTCGGTGACCTCGGCCTGGACTTCGCCGATGCGTCTGGTGACGTCAGCGGCTATCGGCGGTCGCTCGACCTGCAACAAGGCGTCGGAAGTGTTGTCTACCAACGGAATGGGACCACCTTCCGCCGGGAGTACCTGGCCAGCCATCCCGCGGACGTCGTGGCGGTGCGCCTGACAGCAGACACTGCTGGCGCGATCTCGTTCACCACGTCCTTCACGTCTCCCCACGCCGGCCGCTCGGTGAGTACGTCCGGCGGGCGGATGACCATCCGCGGGAGCCTTCCCGACAACGGCCTCGTCTACGAGGGCCAGGTCCAGGTGGTCGCCGACGGCGGCACGGTGCTGGACGGCAAGGAGACGCTCACGGTCCAAGGGGCCACCGCCGTCACCCTGCTGTTCTCGGCGGCCACCAACTATGCCGATACCTATCCCGCCTACCGCGGCGCGGACCCACACCACAAGGTCTCGACGAAGATCAACGCGGCGGCAGCCCTGCCCTATCGAGTTCTGCGGTCCCGGCATGTGGCCGACCACACCGGGCTGTTCAACCGGATGTCGCTCGACCTGGGGCAACCGCTCCCAGCGGTGCCCACGGACCAGCTGGTAGCCGGCTACACCGGGAGCAGGCCGCAGGACACATCCCTCGAGCAGCTGTTCTTCGAGTACGGCCGGTACCTGCTCATTGCCTCATCTCGCGCCGGGTCGCTGCCGGCCAACCTGCAGGGTGTCTGGAACACCAGCACGGCACCTCCGTGGGACGCGGACTACCACGTCAACATCAACCTCCAGATGAACTACTGGCCGGCTGAGGTGACCAACCTGACCGAGACGACGGCGCCGTTGTACGCGTACGCCGACTCCCTGCGTGCCCCGGGACGCGTGAGCGCCCGTCAGATCTTTGGGGTCGACAAGGGCTGGGTCGTCAGCAACCAGACCAACCCTTGGGGCTTCACGGGCGTGCACGACTACGCCGACTCGTTCTGGTTCCCGGAGGGCGGCGGGTGGCTCGGTCAGTCCTTCATGGAGCACTATCGATTCACCGGCGACAAGACCTTTCTGCGCAAGACGGCTTACCCGTACCTCAAGGAGACGGCGGAGTTCTGGTTGGACTTCCTGGTGCCAGACCCTCGGGACGGCAAGCTCGTCGTGACACCGAGCTTCTCACCGGAGCAGGGGTCGTTCTCGGCCGGCGCGAGCATCTCCCAGCAGATCGTCTGGGACCTGCTCAGCAACACGATCGAGGCGAGCCGTGACCTCGGGGTCGACACGGACTTCCGCAAGGAGCTGACCACGACCCTGAACCGGCTGGACCCGGGCACCCGGGTGGGCTCGTGGGGGCAGCTCCAGGAGTGGAAGGAGGACTGGGACGACCCGACCAACCAGCACCGCCACGTCTCGCACCTGTTCGGTCTGTTCCCCGGAAGACAGATCTCCCGGGACGACACGCCTGCGCTGGCCAAGGCCGCAGAAGTCTCGCTCCGGGCCCGAGGCAACGGCGGGACCGGGTGGAGCACCGCGTGGAAGACCAACTTCTGGGCGCGACTGGGTAACGGCGACGAGGCACACTCAACCCTGGCCGGCCAGCTGAACGAGTCCACGCTCCCGAACCTGTGGGACAGCCACCCGCCGTTCCAGATCGACGGCAACTTCGGCGCCACCAGCGGCATGGCGGAGATGCTGCTGCAGAGCGGGGAGGGCGTGGTGGATCTGCTTCCGGCGTTGCCGACCGCCTGGGACAAGGGTCGCGTCGACGGCCTACGTGCCCGAGGTGGTCTCACGGTCGGCATGGACTGGAAGACCGGTCACCTGGGCGAGGCCCGCCTGCGGGCCGATCGGACTGGCACGGTGCGGGTGCGCAACGCGGAGTTCGCAACCACGCCGATGCGGGTCGTCGGCGAGCAAGGCAGAGCAGTGGCGAGCACCCTCCGCGGCGATGTGCTGGAGATCGAGGCCAGAGCGCACGAGTCGATTCGCATCCTCCCGAAGGCCTGA
- a CDS encoding substrate-binding domain-containing protein, whose protein sequence is MGHRRVRGAPRDATVRELKFRSLAGELRRGILAGEWVPGAKLPTEKELVTRSGLSLTTVRRAFDELAEQGLVVRRQGAGTFVAERTTPPRVRRTVGVLVPSTTQYYPSVLAGIESALSAASARLVLACSQYDGAREDTDIASLLDSDVDGLLLAPTLHDIEDPQRRVAELMQLQVPVVLLERRPLDAGTEDRSEHVCTDHAGGAMDAVQHLVDLGHTRIGLVCRSPNPTGDQVLRGYREALARLSLPELGETFTTYHAWAGPEADQAIASLREAGATAALAFGDREAAFLEGAASRAGVRIPEDLAIVSYDDETADIAAVPLTAVSPPKFRIGETAVGVLLRRITEGDACPVQQIRLRPRIVVRESCGAQRVHPNLPTSAGGRGA, encoded by the coding sequence ATGGGACATCGACGCGTGCGCGGTGCGCCCCGCGATGCCACGGTCCGAGAACTGAAGTTCCGGTCGCTTGCCGGGGAGCTGCGCCGGGGCATCCTGGCCGGAGAGTGGGTGCCCGGCGCCAAGCTCCCCACGGAGAAGGAGCTGGTCACACGCAGCGGGTTGTCCCTGACCACGGTGCGTCGAGCGTTTGACGAGCTGGCAGAGCAGGGCCTGGTCGTCCGCCGTCAGGGCGCAGGCACCTTCGTCGCCGAGCGCACCACGCCTCCCCGAGTCCGACGGACCGTCGGAGTCCTGGTCCCGAGCACGACCCAGTACTACCCGAGCGTGCTCGCCGGCATCGAGTCGGCCCTTTCCGCCGCCTCCGCCCGCCTCGTGCTGGCCTGTTCCCAGTACGACGGCGCTCGTGAGGACACCGACATCGCATCGCTGCTCGACTCCGATGTCGACGGTCTCCTGCTCGCGCCGACCCTGCACGACATCGAAGACCCACAGCGGCGAGTGGCTGAGCTCATGCAGCTCCAGGTACCAGTCGTCCTGCTCGAACGGCGCCCGCTGGACGCGGGGACCGAGGACCGAAGCGAGCACGTCTGCACCGACCACGCCGGCGGAGCGATGGATGCCGTCCAGCACCTGGTCGATCTCGGGCACACCCGGATCGGTCTGGTCTGCCGCTCGCCGAATCCCACTGGGGACCAAGTGCTTCGGGGCTATCGCGAGGCACTGGCCCGGCTCTCGCTTCCCGAGCTCGGCGAAACCTTCACGACGTACCACGCGTGGGCCGGTCCCGAGGCCGACCAGGCGATCGCGTCGCTGCGCGAGGCCGGCGCGACCGCGGCCCTCGCGTTCGGCGACCGGGAAGCCGCCTTCCTGGAGGGCGCCGCCAGCCGCGCCGGTGTCCGCATACCCGAGGACCTCGCGATCGTCTCGTACGACGACGAGACGGCCGACATCGCGGCAGTGCCGCTCACCGCGGTCTCACCACCTAAGTTCCGGATCGGTGAGACCGCGGTCGGAGTCCTGCTGCGGCGCATCACTGAAGGCGACGCCTGTCCCGTGCAGCAGATCAGGCTGAGGCCTCGCATCGTGGTCCGCGAGTCCTGCGGAGCGCAGCGCGTCCACCCGAACCTGCCGACCTCTGCTGGCGGCCGCGGGGCCTGA
- a CDS encoding RICIN domain-containing protein: MKKKLIMGAVGLVAAAAPIIAVPAMHASAKPADAVQTFMNGMSADCIDDSDQGLRMMDCESDNPHQQWEVRKWNDNTRQLKNVATGRCLDHSNQYGVRTFTCHDPSSDFSKFQSWTVDHKSGSAGDGEASGISLTNQATGTRLAEEGSGWFGIGGGDLIGTPADGGIDNNETWS, from the coding sequence ATGAAGAAGAAGCTGATCATGGGCGCCGTCGGCCTAGTGGCCGCTGCCGCACCGATCATCGCCGTGCCCGCGATGCATGCCAGCGCGAAGCCCGCGGACGCTGTTCAGACGTTCATGAACGGCATGAGTGCTGACTGCATCGACGACAGTGACCAAGGCCTGCGGATGATGGACTGCGAGTCCGACAACCCGCACCAGCAGTGGGAAGTGCGCAAGTGGAACGACAACACCCGTCAGCTCAAGAACGTCGCCACGGGCCGGTGCCTGGACCACAGCAACCAGTACGGCGTCCGCACCTTCACCTGTCACGACCCGTCCAGTGACTTCTCCAAGTTCCAGAGCTGGACGGTGGATCACAAGTCGGGCAGCGCCGGCGACGGCGAGGCCTCGGGCATCAGCCTGACCAACCAGGCGACCGGCACGCGGCTGGCCGAGGAGGGGAGCGGCTGGTTCGGTATCGGCGGCGGCGACCTGATCGGTACGCCGGCGGACGGTGGCATCGACAACAACGAGACCTGGAGCTGA
- a CDS encoding RICIN domain-containing protein, giving the protein MKKKLILGAAGLVAAAAPILAVPAMHASAAQGDPTNTFRNLASGRCLDDSNEGLRMFSCNGGDFQKWEVHKWNDDTRELRNKATGRCLDHSEAYGLRTYPCNKSKWQSWYVIHGLGRNVNGSEIQLENQQTRKVLDGSFNKPGASENWYDGTQAWV; this is encoded by the coding sequence ATGAAGAAGAAGCTCATCCTGGGGGCTGCGGGCCTTGTGGCTGCTGCCGCTCCGATCCTCGCCGTGCCGGCGATGCACGCCAGCGCCGCGCAGGGCGACCCGACCAACACCTTCCGCAACCTGGCCTCCGGGCGCTGCCTCGATGACAGCAACGAGGGCCTGCGGATGTTCAGCTGTAACGGTGGTGACTTCCAGAAGTGGGAGGTCCACAAGTGGAACGACGACACCCGCGAGCTGCGCAACAAGGCCACCGGCCGGTGCCTCGACCACAGTGAGGCCTACGGTCTGCGCACCTACCCGTGCAACAAGTCCAAGTGGCAGAGCTGGTACGTCATCCACGGGCTCGGTCGTAACGTCAACGGCTCGGAGATCCAGCTGGAGAACCAGCAGACTCGCAAGGTTCTCGACGGCTCGTTCAACAAGCCGGGTGCGAGTGAGAACTGGTACGACGGCACGCAGGCCTGGGTCTGA
- a CDS encoding RICIN domain-containing protein, giving the protein MKKKIILGAAGLVAVAAPIVAVPAMQADAASGTQTFKNASTGTCLDDSNRGVRVIGCHGGPNQQWRVRVWNDGTRELRNAATGNCLDYSSRYGLRGYPCNKSKFQSWFIDRWNGKIAFRNQQYGQRLEANWFSGVGVDWSSSSKTQFWS; this is encoded by the coding sequence ATGAAGAAGAAGATCATCCTGGGGGCCGCTGGTCTGGTGGCCGTCGCCGCACCGATCGTCGCCGTCCCGGCCATGCAGGCCGACGCCGCATCGGGGACCCAGACGTTCAAGAACGCCAGCACCGGCACGTGTCTGGACGACAGCAACCGCGGTGTCCGCGTCATCGGCTGCCACGGCGGACCGAACCAGCAGTGGCGCGTCCGGGTGTGGAACGACGGGACCCGCGAGCTGCGCAACGCCGCGACGGGCAACTGCCTGGACTACAGCAGCCGTTACGGTCTGCGTGGCTACCCGTGCAACAAGTCCAAGTTCCAGAGCTGGTTCATCGACCGTTGGAACGGCAAGATTGCCTTCCGCAACCAGCAGTACGGCCAGCGCCTTGAGGCCAACTGGTTCAGCGGCGTCGGTGTTGACTGGTCGAGCAGCTCCAAGACGCAGTTCTGGTCCTGA
- a CDS encoding ArsR/SmtB family transcription factor — MSLRIHFGVDDLARTRFATEPDPLWEVLLSLHMLQTDDEPDVYGRWRRRIKSQLEDSDRRLIDLAPAEGYSPDFLTPAESVHGLDAGLQAIVGTPAARLGADLRDLAEDRPLPSWAHALTTPEPDRGTMTRLGGAIRSYHDRALAPFWSSIRRQTSQDLDSRARVVVAGGLAGAAAELHPKIHWRPPVLEVDIGHVDSDLWLDGRGLRLVPSFFCHRHPIALRDTSLQPVLVYPIHHDLTWHQTTTPRDHDHLRALDDLLGSTRAKVLREISRSACSTTELSQRTSISLASASEHARVLHAAGLVQTRRAGRSVQHSISSSGSTLLRNIVS; from the coding sequence ATGAGTCTGCGGATCCATTTCGGCGTCGATGACCTGGCCCGCACCCGGTTCGCCACGGAGCCCGACCCGCTGTGGGAGGTGCTGCTGAGCCTGCACATGCTGCAGACCGACGACGAGCCCGATGTCTATGGCCGGTGGCGGCGGCGGATCAAGAGCCAGCTCGAGGACAGTGACCGGCGGCTGATCGATCTCGCACCGGCCGAGGGCTACTCACCCGACTTCCTCACGCCCGCCGAGTCCGTGCACGGCCTGGACGCCGGGCTCCAGGCCATCGTCGGTACGCCGGCCGCTCGCCTGGGTGCCGACCTGCGCGATCTCGCCGAGGACCGGCCACTGCCCTCGTGGGCACACGCCTTGACGACGCCAGAGCCCGACCGAGGCACCATGACCAGGCTGGGCGGCGCGATTCGCAGCTATCACGACCGCGCGCTCGCACCGTTCTGGTCCAGCATCCGCCGGCAGACCAGCCAGGACCTCGACTCGCGCGCCAGGGTCGTCGTCGCTGGCGGCCTCGCGGGTGCGGCCGCGGAGCTGCATCCCAAGATCCACTGGCGCCCACCCGTGCTCGAAGTCGACATCGGGCACGTCGACTCCGATCTGTGGCTCGACGGGCGCGGACTGCGCCTCGTCCCCTCGTTCTTCTGCCACCGCCATCCGATTGCGTTGCGGGACACCAGCCTTCAACCGGTTCTCGTCTACCCGATCCACCACGACCTCACGTGGCACCAGACCACGACCCCACGCGACCATGACCACCTGCGAGCCCTCGACGACCTGCTCGGCAGCACCAGGGCCAAGGTGTTGCGCGAGATCTCGCGCAGTGCATGCTCGACCACGGAGCTCTCGCAACGCACCTCTATCTCGCTGGCCAGCGCCAGCGAGCACGCGCGGGTACTACACGCCGCCGGGCTGGTGCAGACCCGTCGCGCGGGTCGATCGGTGCAGCACTCGATCAGCTCCTCCGGGTCGACCCTGCTGCGCAACATCGTCAGCTAG